CGGGCCAACCCATCGCCGACCGTGGTGAACCCTCGCCATTGCCACCGCAGCTGCGCTGGGTCAATCAGTTGCGGGGGCGAACAGCCCGTCAGTAACACCACGCAGGTCACCCCGAGGGCATAAATATCAGAAGCGGGCGTTGCCTGGAACCCGTACATCTGCTCCGGCGGCGCATAAATCAGGCTGCCAATGGTGGTCAGGTCGGCCTGGGAGTCGTGTAGCGGTCCCTGCACCACTTGCTTCACCGCGCCGAAATCCAGCAGGTACAGCGTGCCGTTTTCGTGGCGCATGATGTTGGCTGGTTTGATGTCCCGATGCACCACCCCTTGGCTGTGAATAAATGTCAAAATCCCCAGCAGCGACCGTAGGATGTCCGTCACCTCCGGTTCGCTCAACCGGCCTTGGCGCTGTAACACCCTGTGCAAATCCTCCCCCGGAATATACTCCTGCACCAAGTAGAAATACTCCTCGTCGTACTGACCGTTGGCCGACTGCACCGTTAGATCAAAGGAAGCAAACAGGTAGGGGATTTGCGGGTGAGTGCCCAGCGCCTCCAACACCTCCGCCTCCCGGTGAAAAAGCCGCTGGGCGGTGACCAGCTCTTCAGGGCTAAAGCGGGCCGTCCGCAACTGTTTCACCACGCACAGGCGCTGCGCCGGTGTGTATAGATCCCGTGCCAGGTAGGTCCGGCCAAAGCCTCCCTGGGCCAGCAGTCGTTGCGGTACGTAGCGTCCCAACAGCACCAGGGGCATCCCGCAGGTTGGACAGGGCAATTCCAACAGCGCTTCGCGGCTAACAGCATGCAACGTGTGCTGGGGTTGCGGGCACACCGGACGCGTGCAAAAAGCGTCTATAGAAGTCACAGGCTTACCCCTGGCAATCGCCTTCATTATAGCTAGATGCTCAGGGCGGCGCAGGCGAAACCCCCACCACCCGCGCCCGCAAGGTGTCCAGGTCGGGAAAGGGCTGGCCGGTTTGCTGGTACTGGGCCGCTTCTTCGGGATAAAGCCAGGCGAAGGCTTGGCGGGCCATTTGTTCAGGACTGAGGCGGGGCTGAGCGTACAAACCCGCCTGGAGACGCTGGCGCTGGGCCTCAAACAGAATCACCGCTGTCGCCACGGACACGTTCAACGACGGCACCATCCCCAGCATCGGAATCTGGATGTGGTGGTCGGCCAGGGCTGCCGCTGTCTCGCTCACTCCCGATTTTTCATTGCCGACAATAATGCCTGTCGGTCGCGTGTAGTCCACCTCCCGGTAGTCCAGCGCTGTTGAGGAGAGATGGGCCGCCAGCAGTTGCAGGTTTTGGGCGCGCAGATGAGCAATGGCCGCCTCCAGCGTGGGATGCACCACCAGTTCCACCCACTTGTCCGCGCTGGCGCTGGTTTCGCTGTAGGTCGGCACGCCGCCGGTGGGGTTCACAGCATGGACGCAACCAATGCCCACCGCATCGCAACTGCGCAAGATAGCACTTAAGTTGTGGG
Above is a window of Gloeomargarita sp. SKYB120 DNA encoding:
- a CDS encoding protein kinase, whose protein sequence is MTSIDAFCTRPVCPQPQHTLHAVSREALLELPCPTCGMPLVLLGRYVPQRLLAQGGFGRTYLARDLYTPAQRLCVVKQLRTARFSPEELVTAQRLFHREAEVLEALGTHPQIPYLFASFDLTVQSANGQYDEEYFYLVQEYIPGEDLHRVLQRQGRLSEPEVTDILRSLLGILTFIHSQGVVHRDIKPANIMRHENGTLYLLDFGAVKQVVQGPLHDSQADLTTIGSLIYAPPEQMYGFQATPASDIYALGVTCVVLLTGCSPPQLIDPAQLRWQWRGFTTVGDGLARILDRMLCPNLQERYPDATTVLRDMEAFAATSTLTLPEFDEAALLEQLQGEGGLELRDRRYFLRIYPRCFAGSELMTQRGLARQQAIQVGQTLVARNLIRAVTDDQSFQDGYVLYRFCTDESADDAPQPVERLMSYRGQAYRPAERVVQSVELTGQFRYRGRTYETGALDTPGKDVSQTYTYRGRVYHRETP
- the trmH gene encoding tRNA (guanosine(18)-2'-O)-methyltransferase TrmH, giving the protein MTERRWQRILQVLSRRQPDLTVLAEAVHKPHNLSAILRSCDAVGIGCVHAVNPTGGVPTYSETSASADKWVELVVHPTLEAAIAHLRAQNLQLLAAHLSSTALDYREVDYTRPTGIIVGNEKSGVSETAAALADHHIQIPMLGMVPSLNVSVATAVILFEAQRQRLQAGLYAQPRLSPEQMARQAFAWLYPEEAAQYQQTGQPFPDLDTLRARVVGVSPAPP